The segment GGTGTGGTCAACCGCGAGATTGCCGGCACTGCTGCGGTGATTCGCCACCTGGAGAGCGACAGCACGCGGATTGGCAAGGTGCTGGAAGTGATCCGCGGCATTGCCGAGCAAACCAACCTACTGGCGCTGAACGCGGCCATCGAGGCGGCTCGGGCCGGCGAGGCCGGGCGTGGTTTTGCCGTGGTGGCTGATGAAGTGCGTAGCCTGGCCCAGCGTACTGCGGCGTCGATTGCCGAGATTCACCAGATCATCGAGGCGGTGCAGTCGGGGGCAGTGGAGGCGGTCAAGGCCATCGAGAGTGGCCAGCAGCGCAGCGAGGAGGGGGCCGAGCAGGTGCAGCAGGCGGGGCAGATGCTGCAGCGCATCACCACTGCTGTGGAGGCGATTCGCGACATGAACCGGCAGATCGCCACGGCGGCGGAGGAGCAGACCAGTGTGGCTGAGGATATTTCGCGGAACCTGATCGAGATTACCCGGATTGCCACGGCCAACCAGCAGGCGGTGCAGCATACCGAGCAGGCGGGGCAGCGGTTGCATGGGTTGTCGGGGCAATTGGGGGAAGTGACTGCTCGGTTGAGCGCTTGAGTGTCTGTTGGTTAGTTGGCTAGTTGGTTTTGAAAGAGGTATGCGCATTCATTATTTGTAGTGACGCTTATTCACCTTTCCGCCCAACATAAGGGCGGAAAGGTGACGAAAAGCGCTTATCGTCAATGAATGCGCATACATCTCCGAAAGCAAGCACTATGAGCCCGGAACCGGAACCGGAACCGGAACCGGAACCGGAACCGGAACCGGAACCGGAACCCAAACCCAAGCGGGGGGAATCCCGCCACCCACCCGACCCCATCCCCACCCCTGTGGCGGTTTGTCGCCATCACCCCCACCACCCCATCCCGCAAACCAAGGCCCCCAACCCGGTTGGCACGCTCTTCGCTATCGCAGCCCGCGATAACACCAACAACCGGAAAGCTCCAATGAAGAAAATCCTGCTGACGTTCCTCTGCCTGAGCGTCATCGGTTGCTCTAAACCCGAAGAGCCCCAGAAAACCGTCGATGTGCTGCTGATCGGCGGCGGCATCATGAGCGCCAGCCTGGGCACCTACCTCACCGAGCTTGAGCCCGGCTGGAAGGTGGACATCTACGAGCGCATGGACCAGGTCGCCGAAGAAAGCTCCAACGCCTGGAACAACGCCGGCACCGGCCACTCCGCCTTCTGCGAGCTGAACTACACCAGCGAAGGCAAGGACGGCAGCATCGACATCAGCAAGGCGGTCAACGTCAACGAGCAGTTCGAGGTGTCCAAGCAGTTCTGGGCCTACCAGGTCGAGCAGGGCGTGCTGAGCAACCCGCGCTCGTTCATCAACAATGTGCCGCACATGAGCTTCGTCTGGGGTGAAGAGAACATCGCGTTTTTGCACAAGCGCGTCGCCGCCCTGCAGCACAGCCCGCTGTTCCGCGGAATGGAAATCTCCGAAGACCACGAGCAGATCCGCAAGTGGGTGCCGCTGGTAATGGAAGGGCGTGACCCCGACCAGCGCGTGGCCGCCACCCGCATGGCCATCGGTACCGACGTGAACTTCGGCGAGATCACCCGCCAGCTGTTCGCCTCGATGACCCGCAACCCCAATGTCAAACTGCACCTGGGCCACGAAGTGCGCGACATCGTGCGTAACGACGATGGCAGCTG is part of the Pseudomonas fakonensis genome and harbors:
- a CDS encoding methyl-accepting chemotaxis protein, translating into MSATAQEVARHAAEAARAADDADHSAQAGEQVMQQTIDIIGVVNREIAGTAAVIRHLESDSTRIGKVLEVIRGIAEQTNLLALNAAIEAARAGEAGRGFAVVADEVRSLAQRTAASIAEIHQIIEAVQSGAVEAVKAIESGQQRSEEGAEQVQQAGQMLQRITTAVEAIRDMNRQIATAAEEQTSVAEDISRNLIEITRIATANQQAVQHTEQAGQRLHGLSGQLGEVTARLSA